A genomic stretch from Megachile rotundata isolate GNS110a chromosome 1, iyMegRotu1, whole genome shotgun sequence includes:
- the LOC100883727 gene encoding transmembrane protein 231 isoform X1, with amino-acid sequence MYIFASLPRQRVIIMMAAVEIFSSSVDYKYQSRICSVSFLIVLFLVTLLVFTPFFIIYNTGGSSLKNRVYTEKPYISFNYKYLILADKGYSVSPIVCSAFTMYKDNKITDDCTLIKVQEIDTNSDGKKDILKFEAHFYTNIPVKSYKILLFFNFQLKQLFEITIESIALFTHVLNEEVQRIQFFGDLTLQQKGLLTSEGLYESYNQSIEMVNYSLEELLLQNSNRKFAAKINNEHIIKFAGHTQENKVVICAEIIYKDSLIYYQPSILEELKWAWVQYLSCLLVLAYIVKHMLIFLFSKRYLNSYIIVPWREK; translated from the exons atgtatatttttgccTCGTTGCCTAGGCAACGCGTCATAATTATGATGGCAGctgtagaaatattttcaagttctgTTGATTATAAATATCAAAGTCGAATATGTTCTGTaagttttttaattgtattgttTCTTGTAACTTTATTAGTATTTAcaccattttttattatctataATACAGGAG GATCTTCATTGAAAAATCGTGTCTATACAGAAAAACCATATAtatcatttaattataaatatctaatattaGCAGATAAGGGCTATAGTGTTAGTCCAATAGTTTGTTCAGCATTCACAATGTataaagataataaaattacagATGATTGTACATTAATAAAG gtgCAAGAGATAGATACAAATAGTGATGGTAAAaaggatattttaaaatttgaggccCATTTTTATACAAACATCCCTGTTAAATCTTACaagattttactattttttaattttcagttgaag caattatttgaaataacaatTGAGTCTATCGCATTATTTACTCATGTATTAAATGAAGAAGTACAAAGGATACaattttttggagatttgacattACAGCAAAAGGGCCTTCTTACCAGTGAAGGTTTATATGAATCTTATAATCAGAGTATAGAGATGGTCAATTACTCATTAGAAGAATTACTCTTACAAAATTCTAATAGAAAAT ttgCAGCTAAAATAAACAATGAGCATATAATAAAGTTCGCAGGTCACACACAAGAAAATAAAGTAGTAATTTGTGCAGAAATAATCTATAAGGACAGCTTAATTTACTATCAGCCCAGTATTTTGGAAGAATTGAAATGGGCATGGGTACAATACTTATCATGCCTTCTAGTTCTAGCTTACATAGTAAAACATATGttgattttcttattttcaaaacGATATTTGAACAGTTATATTATAGTTCCGtggagagaaaaataa
- the LOC100883727 gene encoding transmembrane protein 231 isoform X2: protein MYIFASLPRQRVIIMMAAVEIFSSSVDYKYQSRICSVSFLIVLFLVTLLVFTPFFIIYNTGGSSLKNRVYTEKPYISFNYKYLILADKGYSVSPIVCSAFTMYKDNKITDDCTLIKVQEIDTNSDGKKDILKFEAHFYTNIPVKSYKILLFFNFQLKQLFEITIESIALFTHVLNEEVQRIQFFGDLTLQQKGLLTSEGLYESYNQSIEMVNYSLEELLLQNSNRKFAAKINNEHIIKFAGHTQENKVVICAEIIYKDSLIYYQPSILEELKWAWGCSLYKLEHR, encoded by the exons atgtatatttttgccTCGTTGCCTAGGCAACGCGTCATAATTATGATGGCAGctgtagaaatattttcaagttctgTTGATTATAAATATCAAAGTCGAATATGTTCTGTaagttttttaattgtattgttTCTTGTAACTTTATTAGTATTTAcaccattttttattatctataATACAGGAG GATCTTCATTGAAAAATCGTGTCTATACAGAAAAACCATATAtatcatttaattataaatatctaatattaGCAGATAAGGGCTATAGTGTTAGTCCAATAGTTTGTTCAGCATTCACAATGTataaagataataaaattacagATGATTGTACATTAATAAAG gtgCAAGAGATAGATACAAATAGTGATGGTAAAaaggatattttaaaatttgaggccCATTTTTATACAAACATCCCTGTTAAATCTTACaagattttactattttttaattttcagttgaag caattatttgaaataacaatTGAGTCTATCGCATTATTTACTCATGTATTAAATGAAGAAGTACAAAGGATACaattttttggagatttgacattACAGCAAAAGGGCCTTCTTACCAGTGAAGGTTTATATGAATCTTATAATCAGAGTATAGAGATGGTCAATTACTCATTAGAAGAATTACTCTTACAAAATTCTAATAGAAAAT ttgCAGCTAAAATAAACAATGAGCATATAATAAAGTTCGCAGGTCACACACAAGAAAATAAAGTAGTAATTTGTGCAGAAATAATCTATAAGGACAGCTTAATTTACTATCAGCCCAGTATTTTGGAAGAATTGAAATGGGCATGG GGCTGCAGTTTATATAAATTAGAACATAGGTGA
- the LOC100883727 gene encoding transmembrane protein 231 isoform X3, which produces MYIFASLPRQRVIIMMAAVEIFSSSVDYKYQSRICSVQEIDTNSDGKKDILKFEAHFYTNIPVKSYKILLFFNFQLKQLFEITIESIALFTHVLNEEVQRIQFFGDLTLQQKGLLTSEGLYESYNQSIEMVNYSLEELLLQNSNRKFAAKINNEHIIKFAGHTQENKVVICAEIIYKDSLIYYQPSILEELKWAWVQYLSCLLVLAYIVKHMLIFLFSKRYLNSYIIVPWREK; this is translated from the exons atgtatatttttgccTCGTTGCCTAGGCAACGCGTCATAATTATGATGGCAGctgtagaaatattttcaagttctgTTGATTATAAATATCAAAGTCGAATATGTTCT gtgCAAGAGATAGATACAAATAGTGATGGTAAAaaggatattttaaaatttgaggccCATTTTTATACAAACATCCCTGTTAAATCTTACaagattttactattttttaattttcagttgaag caattatttgaaataacaatTGAGTCTATCGCATTATTTACTCATGTATTAAATGAAGAAGTACAAAGGATACaattttttggagatttgacattACAGCAAAAGGGCCTTCTTACCAGTGAAGGTTTATATGAATCTTATAATCAGAGTATAGAGATGGTCAATTACTCATTAGAAGAATTACTCTTACAAAATTCTAATAGAAAAT ttgCAGCTAAAATAAACAATGAGCATATAATAAAGTTCGCAGGTCACACACAAGAAAATAAAGTAGTAATTTGTGCAGAAATAATCTATAAGGACAGCTTAATTTACTATCAGCCCAGTATTTTGGAAGAATTGAAATGGGCATGGGTACAATACTTATCATGCCTTCTAGTTCTAGCTTACATAGTAAAACATATGttgattttcttattttcaaaacGATATTTGAACAGTTATATTATAGTTCCGtggagagaaaaataa